One region of Salvia miltiorrhiza cultivar Shanhuang (shh) chromosome 3, IMPLAD_Smil_shh, whole genome shotgun sequence genomic DNA includes:
- the LOC131015189 gene encoding probable protein phosphatase 2C 57 yields the protein MEGSRVIVNNADGGRENCSSGDGRPPIPNPLGARGAYRHCLDSAGTPPLSAKSLVRHPSLVRSRAPDISIEPRFSGGDSDAEYVPLLRSGAWADAGSRSSMEDVYVCADNMMNDYGLNGSSDMPSAFYGVFDGHGGKHAADFACYNLPRFIVEDGDFPQEIERVLASAFKQTDAAFAEACSTDADLASGTTALAALVIGSSLVVANAGDCRAVLCRRGKAIEMSRDHKPVCLRERRRIEASGGYVYDGYLNGQLNVARALGDWHMEGLKGGDGGPLTSEPELMTTRLTEEDEFLIIGCDGLWDVFLSQNAVDFARRRLQEHNDPLMCSKDLVDEALKRRSGDNLSVVVVCFQPEPPPNLVVPRGRVHRSISAEGLKELQSFLDDLDI from the exons ATGGAAGGCAGTAGGGTAATTGTCAACAATGCCGATGGTGGCAGGGAAAACTGCAGCTCCGGAGACGGGCGGCCGCCGATTCCCAACCCTCTAGGCGCCCGAGGCGCCTACCGACACTGCCTCGACTCCGCCGGCACGCCGCCTTTGTCCGCTAAGTCCCTCGTTCGCCATCCTTCTTTG GTGAGGAGCAGGGCACCAGATATTTCGATTGAACCTAGGTTTAGCGGAGGCGATAGTGATGCTGAATATGTGCCGCTTCTCCGGTCTGGAGCATGGGCGGATGCTGGCTCTCGCTCGAGCATGGAAGATGTATATGTTTGTGCAGACAACATGATGAATGACTATGGTTTAAATGGCTCTAGTGACATGCCTAGTGCCTTCTATGGG GTTTTTGATGGACATGGAGGGAAACATGCCGCCGACTTTGCGTGCTATAATTTGCCGAGATTCATTGTTGAGGATGGAGATTTTCCGCAGGAGATTGAGAGAGTGCTGGCATCGGCATTTAAACAGACGGATGCTGCTTTTGCAGAAGCTTGCTCTACGGATGCAGATCTTGCTTCGGGCACCACTGCTTTGGCAGCTCTGGTAATTGGGAG CTCGCTGGTGGTGGCCAATGCTGGAGACTGCAGAGCAGTGCTGTGTCGGAGGGGTAAAGCCATTGAGATGTCGAGAGATCATAAACCCGTTTGCTTGAGGGAGAGGCGTCGTATAGAAGCCTCGGGAGGTTATGTATACGACGGGTATCTCAACGGGCAGCTGAACGTTGCTCGTGCATTGGGCGACTGGCACATGGAAGGGCTGAAAGGTGGTGATGGCGGACCGCTTACATCGGAGCCTGAGCTCATGACCACAAGGCTCACGGAGGAAGACGAGTTTCTCATCATAGGGTGTGACGGCCTGTGGGACGTGTTCCTGAGCCAGAACGCGGTGGATTTTGCCCGTAGGAGACTCCAGGAACACAATGACCCATTGATGTGCAGCAAGGATCTGGTCGACGAGGCTTTGAAGCGAAGGAGCGGAGATAATTTATCCGTGGTCGTGGTCTGTTTCCAGCCGGAGCCACCGCCCAATTTGGTCGTCCCTCGCGGAAGAGTGCATCGGAGCATCTCCGCCGAAGGTTTGAAGGAGCTGCAGAGCTTCTTGGATGACTTAGATATTTGA